One genomic region from Sphingobacterium multivorum encodes:
- a CDS encoding HAD family hydrolase — translation MKLIIFDLDGTLLDTLQDLGDSCNAILEQHGYPTHPLVAYKKFVGNGVQKLIERALPEEARTAETITVLLGAFKSYYEQKPVSHTRPYPGIVSLLQELKSLGYLISVASNKYHEAVIPLMQQYFPDIPFDLVLGHRAGHPAKPDPAIVLDSLETLGVNKQNCLYVGDSSVDMDTANNAGVTAIGVTWGFRDEDELRQHGAKYIIHTPSELLNITATTLI, via the coding sequence ATGAAACTTATCATATTTGATCTGGACGGAACACTGCTAGATACATTACAAGACCTGGGGGACAGCTGCAATGCTATTCTTGAACAGCATGGATATCCAACGCATCCACTCGTTGCTTATAAGAAATTTGTAGGCAATGGCGTACAGAAACTCATCGAAAGGGCATTGCCCGAAGAAGCACGAACGGCAGAGACGATTACAGTCTTACTTGGAGCTTTTAAAAGCTATTATGAACAAAAACCTGTATCGCATACACGGCCTTACCCGGGAATTGTATCGCTGCTTCAAGAATTGAAGTCTTTAGGTTACCTCATCTCCGTGGCGTCCAATAAATACCACGAGGCAGTCATCCCACTGATGCAACAATACTTCCCCGATATTCCATTTGACCTTGTCCTGGGCCATCGCGCTGGTCATCCAGCCAAACCCGATCCCGCAATCGTCCTAGATAGCCTTGAGACATTAGGTGTCAACAAACAAAATTGCCTGTATGTCGGTGATTCATCGGTCGATATGGATACGGCCAATAATGCCGGGGTAACAGCAATCGGTGTTACCTGGGGCTTTCGCGATGAAGACGAATTGAGACAACACGGGGCAAAATACATTATCCATACCCCAAGCGAGCTCCTCAATATTACAGCAACAACACTGATATAA
- a CDS encoding DNA/RNA non-specific endonuclease, translating to MTNKTKAIPDQNIFRIAYFIIALLTFNSCQKTETRIDRAAVQFTPTIVGQINTQTTESSWNKNDQIGVYMYRADQPLAATSLINQVQNHPFTFNGSLFQSNSLVFLPDEKVDFIAYYPYKSLAGFQYPINVSDQSNPAALDLMYANNAKNIGKNNNTVPLIFVRQLSKVNIKLSITNTAALEANQIIVKMPAISIQGGFDLTTGKLTVNSTEKKDVQKKVSLNTNKTARIEFMLLPGEDITGKAIKFIATNGDAFTWTIPQNRDLKNLTAGSQYSFNITIDNGKPSGGIGESQAYLEIPKMSNLSSDEVFIQHFMPDASDSRNYAMLYDKKLKMAYWVAYPLYNSVLGSGNRTDAWGYDPAVSTAFQPNLFKGFQPTGYDRGHQLPSADRNLNIAQNKTTFYFTNMTAQVSRLNQGIWANLETKVRTWTAQCDTMYVVTGAIPKASTENSLDFAQDNDGKDIAKPKYYFKALAMKKGNEYYTIGYKIDNVIPPSGSTFENYRLTVSELEKITGFTFFPDLNDTQKGNINTSIWK from the coding sequence ATGACGAACAAGACCAAAGCGATACCGGATCAAAATATATTCCGGATAGCTTACTTTATAATTGCATTGCTTACTTTTAACTCCTGTCAGAAAACGGAAACTAGAATTGACCGAGCAGCAGTACAATTTACCCCTACTATTGTTGGCCAAATCAATACACAAACGACAGAGAGTTCCTGGAATAAAAATGATCAAATTGGTGTATATATGTACAGAGCCGACCAACCTTTGGCAGCTACGTCACTTATCAACCAGGTCCAAAATCACCCTTTCACTTTTAACGGTTCGCTTTTTCAAAGTAACAGCCTGGTTTTCTTACCCGATGAAAAAGTGGACTTCATCGCCTATTATCCTTACAAATCGCTAGCTGGCTTTCAATACCCCATCAATGTAAGTGACCAGTCCAACCCGGCAGCCTTAGACCTGATGTATGCAAACAATGCCAAAAACATCGGTAAAAACAACAATACAGTACCACTTATTTTTGTACGACAACTGAGCAAAGTCAACATTAAGCTATCCATAACCAATACAGCCGCATTGGAAGCCAATCAGATTATCGTAAAAATGCCAGCGATAAGCATCCAAGGAGGATTCGATTTGACAACAGGAAAATTGACTGTTAATTCAACCGAAAAAAAGGATGTGCAAAAAAAGGTATCACTAAATACCAATAAAACCGCTCGTATAGAATTTATGCTACTTCCTGGCGAAGATATCACAGGAAAGGCCATTAAGTTTATTGCCACTAATGGCGATGCCTTTACCTGGACAATACCCCAAAATCGGGATTTAAAAAATTTAACAGCCGGAAGCCAATATAGCTTTAATATCACCATTGACAATGGAAAACCAAGTGGCGGGATTGGTGAATCACAAGCTTATCTGGAAATACCCAAAATGAGTAATCTCAGCAGTGATGAGGTATTTATACAACATTTTATGCCCGACGCAAGCGACAGCAGAAATTATGCGATGCTATATGACAAAAAGCTAAAAATGGCATATTGGGTTGCATACCCCTTATACAACAGTGTGCTAGGGTCAGGCAACCGTACGGATGCCTGGGGTTACGATCCTGCCGTATCAACAGCATTTCAACCCAATCTATTTAAGGGATTTCAGCCAACAGGGTACGACAGAGGGCACCAATTGCCAAGTGCAGACAGAAATCTCAATATTGCTCAAAATAAAACAACATTTTATTTTACCAACATGACAGCACAGGTTTCACGACTTAACCAAGGTATTTGGGCAAACCTCGAAACGAAAGTCAGAACCTGGACTGCACAGTGTGACACGATGTATGTCGTAACTGGCGCAATACCTAAGGCCAGCACTGAAAACAGCCTCGATTTTGCGCAGGACAACGATGGAAAAGATATTGCCAAACCAAAATACTATTTCAAAGCCTTGGCAATGAAAAAAGGAAACGAATATTATACCATTGGTTATAAGATTGACAATGTCATTCCACCTTCAGGAAGCACGTTCGAAAATTATAGGTTAACCGTAAGCGAACTGGAAAAAATAACTGGATTCACTTTTTTCCCCGATCTAAATGATACACAGAAAGGAAATATAAATACCTCCATTTGGAAATAA
- a CDS encoding tyrosine-protein phosphatase, with protein sequence MGIFSKLFGNKTQDSKVKVVGKLAFLEVDMHNHILPGIDDGSQSIEQSLTLLKGLGRMGFEKFICTPHIMDGVHPNSIRTIEAARDKLLAGLKGLPNIPEIHAAAEHMIDDGIANLIGANELCVMPGGYVLIEMSYLQESKALFQTILDIQKLGYQPVLAHPERYNYYHYNFNMYKQIKDAGCMLQLNLLSISRYYGVEVKSAALTMIKSGMYDFVGTDVHHERHLAALEDVVAKYPVRDLLKTCTILNPTLQDHLGNNKNVIATG encoded by the coding sequence ATGGGGATATTTTCAAAACTGTTTGGAAACAAAACTCAGGATTCAAAAGTAAAGGTTGTCGGTAAACTGGCTTTCTTGGAAGTGGATATGCATAACCATATCCTTCCTGGAATTGATGATGGAAGTCAATCTATCGAACAATCCTTGACATTGTTGAAAGGACTTGGACGAATGGGCTTCGAGAAATTTATCTGTACACCGCATATTATGGATGGCGTGCATCCAAATTCGATTCGTACGATTGAAGCTGCTAGGGACAAGCTATTAGCTGGTCTAAAAGGTCTTCCAAATATACCCGAGATTCATGCCGCTGCTGAGCATATGATTGATGACGGAATTGCAAACCTCATTGGGGCGAATGAGCTATGTGTTATGCCAGGAGGTTATGTGCTTATTGAGATGTCTTATTTGCAGGAGTCCAAGGCACTATTTCAAACCATATTGGACATACAAAAGCTCGGTTATCAGCCTGTCTTGGCACATCCGGAACGTTATAACTATTATCATTATAACTTTAACATGTATAAACAGATCAAAGATGCCGGTTGTATGTTACAGCTGAACTTGTTATCGATCAGTCGGTATTATGGTGTTGAGGTAAAGTCTGCAGCTTTGACAATGATTAAGTCTGGAATGTATGATTTTGTAGGGACAGACGTGCACCACGAGCGGCATTTAGCTGCGCTGGAGGATGTGGTGGCTAAATATCCTGTGCGTGATTTACTCAAAACATGCACTATATTGAATCCGACATTGCAGGATCATTTAGGAAATAATAAGAATGTGATTGCTACAGGCTAA
- a CDS encoding DUF3843 family protein, with product MRGNRIFIQDWIAHHTYQKTNEIDSYYLRVANEINDSLSTLWFEEQETNELIHTDALKTLSIYLTCYLEDVIAKTGIFAAFRTIHTELYNQLLPFHADNDLTDYYAEDINSEDVAVLTWLFFSERNPHLFIDPRGRLIQLVTDLAYAILEEHYEVAPENEKLKLEYVLDEGANYFEVRNFIEKLVATNYLTAGEYNTNLNHLMQVAEIGRYQHDQNQLQQMIYRVRDNHFNNYRLHLYALKASEFVAAVIGKEHRLHDIVKTLGNRMNSFFEFVKTDELYVHVKHIGTKTAFKIFKDSIQQFVEPTETLSFYMEIVPWKDAWNLSGIMTVVNAEEINFDLPEQYEMTYRIEALNGKDKSLKKTEKQLKDMGKLFQSEHKAAVAFMEGKEVKEFATDFFKKYQQKYPSKEESPLPESNLDLTEDAQVTVFFNPKTGLEVFGGIAEFFPLKNNKFVEKDDQSEVPYARYFLNLLVEDFFPSELPKYYVNLFKAEVDKQFFFPLNDAVLDFFLRFYKRGTYFLGPFPLLK from the coding sequence ATGAGAGGAAACAGAATTTTTATTCAAGACTGGATAGCACACCATACTTACCAAAAAACAAACGAGATAGATAGTTACTACTTACGTGTCGCAAATGAAATCAATGATAGTTTATCGACACTATGGTTTGAGGAGCAAGAAACCAATGAACTCATTCATACCGATGCTTTAAAGACATTAAGTATCTATTTAACATGTTACTTAGAAGACGTCATTGCGAAAACAGGGATTTTTGCTGCTTTTAGAACGATCCATACAGAACTATACAATCAACTTTTACCTTTTCATGCGGATAATGACCTAACAGATTATTATGCTGAGGATATTAATAGCGAAGATGTTGCTGTATTGACCTGGTTGTTTTTCAGTGAACGTAATCCACATTTATTTATCGATCCTCGTGGGCGTTTGATCCAGTTGGTGACTGATCTAGCTTATGCGATTCTGGAAGAACATTATGAAGTTGCTCCTGAAAACGAAAAGTTAAAGCTAGAATATGTTTTGGATGAAGGAGCCAACTATTTCGAAGTCCGCAATTTTATTGAAAAGCTTGTCGCTACAAATTACCTGACAGCAGGTGAATATAATACCAATCTCAATCATCTGATGCAGGTTGCGGAAATAGGGCGATATCAACACGATCAGAATCAGTTACAACAGATGATCTATCGGGTTAGAGATAACCATTTCAATAATTATAGACTGCATCTATATGCATTGAAGGCATCTGAATTTGTCGCTGCGGTGATCGGGAAAGAGCACCGTCTGCATGATATTGTCAAGACATTAGGTAATCGTATGAATAGCTTTTTCGAATTCGTTAAAACGGATGAGCTTTATGTGCATGTAAAACATATTGGTACAAAGACTGCATTTAAAATCTTCAAGGACTCTATACAGCAATTTGTTGAACCGACAGAAACCTTATCTTTTTATATGGAAATTGTGCCTTGGAAAGATGCATGGAACCTGTCGGGAATCATGACCGTTGTCAATGCCGAGGAAATAAATTTTGATTTACCTGAGCAGTATGAGATGACTTATCGCATTGAAGCCTTGAATGGTAAGGATAAGAGCTTGAAGAAAACGGAAAAGCAGCTGAAAGATATGGGTAAATTGTTCCAGTCGGAGCATAAGGCGGCCGTTGCGTTTATGGAAGGAAAGGAAGTGAAGGAATTTGCAACGGATTTCTTTAAGAAATATCAGCAAAAATATCCGAGTAAAGAAGAGTCTCCACTTCCGGAATCAAATTTGGATCTTACGGAAGATGCCCAAGTTACGGTATTCTTTAATCCAAAAACGGGTTTGGAAGTTTTTGGTGGTATAGCGGAATTTTTTCCATTAAAGAATAACAAGTTTGTGGAGAAAGATGATCAAAGTGAGGTGCCTTATGCGCGGTATTTTTTGAATCTTTTGGTTGAAGATTTTTTTCCAAGCGAATTGCCGAAGTACTATGTTAACCTATTTAAGGCGGAGGTAGATAAACAGTTCTTCTTTCCGTTGAATGATGCTGTACTTGATTTTTTTCTCCGTTTTTACAAACGAGGAACTTACTTCTTGGGGCCATTTCCGTTGTTAAAATAA